One segment of Pseudodesulfovibrio sp. 5S69 DNA contains the following:
- a CDS encoding transporter substrate-binding domain-containing protein, with protein sequence MARGYPPYQFLDAMGEPAGLDIEVAGLVFARMGVECRMVPGDWDDVVASLRLGRLDCVCGMEINRDREHFFAFTTPYYSRKVVIFVRRDGAGLGTVEDLVGKAVAGDRHSFAEHYLKQRGLLNAIRIVRTKSKEQSMRMLKDGKVVAVIAPLAVGQLLAKRQGVPVRVIDVGDPGSPVGFAVETGNDVLLEKLEKAIEELKREGALQPVLDRWLH encoded by the coding sequence ATGGCCCGTGGATACCCGCCATACCAGTTCCTGGACGCCATGGGGGAACCGGCCGGCCTCGACATCGAGGTGGCCGGGCTCGTCTTCGCCAGGATGGGCGTCGAGTGCCGCATGGTCCCGGGCGATTGGGACGATGTGGTCGCCAGTTTGCGCCTGGGGCGGCTGGACTGCGTGTGCGGCATGGAGATCAATCGCGACCGCGAGCATTTTTTTGCCTTCACCACGCCCTATTACAGCCGGAAGGTGGTTATCTTCGTCCGTCGTGACGGGGCTGGCCTCGGCACGGTGGAAGACCTTGTCGGCAAGGCCGTCGCCGGAGACCGCCATTCCTTTGCGGAGCACTATCTGAAGCAGCGGGGGCTGCTCAATGCCATCCGCATCGTCCGGACCAAGAGCAAGGAGCAGTCCATGCGCATGCTCAAGGACGGCAAGGTGGTGGCGGTCATCGCCCCCCTCGCCGTGGGGCAGCTCCTGGCAAAACGTCAGGGGGTGCCGGTCAGGGTCATCGACGTGGGCGACCCGGGTTCCCCGGTGGGTTTTGCCGTGGAGACGGGCAACGACGTGCTGTTGGAGAAGTTGGAAAAGGCCATCGAGGAACTGAAGCGGGAGGGCGCCCTGCAACCGGTCCTGGACCGTTGGTTGCACTGA